The Microcystis panniformis FACHB-1757 region AGGATTTAGGGATATTAAATCAAGCAAGAAAGAAAACAGAAAACATTCTAGATTGTCTCTATCAAAGTTTGAGAATCAAGCTGAAGAAAAAGCCAAGAACTTATAGAAAAAGAGCGAGAAAAGATTATTTAAAAGTAGCCAAAAAACGTCGTTGTTCTCAAAAAGAAAGACGAGAAGCTATCAAGAAGCAACTGCAATATATCAAAAGAAATCTATCTCAAATAGAGAAATTAATCGAGGGGGGATCAGAGTTAAGTAGTCTCAGCAAAAGAAACTACAAAATGTTGTTAGTGGTGACAGAAGTTTATCGTCAACAATTGTGGATGTGGGAAAATAAATCATCGAGAATTGATGATAGAATTGTGAGTATAACCCAACCACACATCCGCCCTATCGTTAGAGGAAAAGCAGGAAAACCAGTTGAATTTGGAGCAAAAATCTCAGTAAGCTGTTTTGAGAGTTATGTATTTTTAGACCATTTAAGTTGGGATAATTTTAATGAATCTGGGGACTTACAAGCGCAAGTAGAAGAGTATAAAGAATTCACAGGATATTATCCAGAATCAGTTCATGTTGATAAAATTTATCGAACTAGAAAAAATCTAGCTTGGTGTAAAGAAAGAGGAATTAGAATCAGTGGAGTTCCTCTAGGAAGACCACCTAAAAATATTAGTAAAGAAACTAAAAAACAAGCTCTTGAGGATGAAGGAATTCGGAATGCAATTGAAGGTAAATTTGGTCAAGCAAAAAGAAGATATAGTCTTGATTGTATCATGACAAAACTTGATAAAACTTCAGAAACTTCCATTGCCATTACTTTTTTAGTCATCAATCTTTCTAACCTGCTTAGACAGGTTAACTGTCTTTTTTTGTCCCTATTTCTTTATACATCTAAATTTAGCTTTATTCATCCCTCTTTGATTAGAAAAGATGATAAAAAAGCTGATTTCTCAACAGAAAAACTTATCTTAAATTCGGGCTGATTTTTGAGAGTTTTTGTTTTTTACTTTTTCAGCAAACCCTAGCTATCATGCCAATTGTCCTCGCACCACTCAAAAACATTGCCACTCATGTCATACAGTCCCCAAGCATTGGGCTTTTTCTGGCCCACAGGATGAGTTTTATCCTGAGAATTTCCGTCATACCAAGCGTAATCTCCTAACTGATTAGCATCATCACCAAAATAATAGCGAGTAGTGGTCCCCGCACGACAAGCATATTCCCATTCCGCTTCCGTCGGTAGGCGATAGGTTTTCCCTGTTATTTGACTCAATTTTTGACAAAAGGCTTTAGCGTCGTTCCAACTAACATTTTCTACCGGATTTTGCTGATTATTTTTCAACCAAGAGTTGTTTTTAAAATGAGAGGGATTGGTTCCCATTACTGCTTGATATTGTGCCTGAGTCACTGGATATTTCCCAATCGCAAAACTGTTGACTTTAACTTGGTGTTGAGGCTTTTCATAGCTTTTAGCATCGGGATCACTGTCAGCAGATCCCATGAGAAATTGACCTGCTGGTAAGTTCACCATCTCTAGTGTGACTCGATTGGGTAGTTTTTCGGTAAATGGAGTAGGTGAAACAGGCTTTTTGACTGCTGCCGGTGCTGGTGGAGGTGACGGGGGAGAATTCCATCCCACAGGTTGTAAGGCATTTAAAACCTGTTGTGCTGTCCATCTTTGTTTTCTATCTTTTTGCAAACACCCTTCAATAATCGGTTTAAACTCTTTCGGTAAACTGGGGATTTGTAGCTCACAATTCATCACCTTGGCCATTAACTGGTTAATATCATTATTAAACTTATAGGGAAGTTGATTAGTCGTCATTTCGATTAACATAATACCTAATGACCACAGATCCCAAGCTGAGGAAATATCCCCCCTAAAGGCCTCAGGAGGCATATAAATAATTGTACCGCTATTGTGGACGGTTTGAGTGTGGCTTTTGTTATTTAAGGTTCTAATTAAGCCAAAATCTGCTAACTTGTATTGTTGATTAACCTTGAGGATATTACCCGGTTTTAAATCTCGATGGACTTTATTTTGTCCATGAAGATAATTTAAGCCCTGGGCGACTTGAGCAGTAATATTTTTAATCTCACTTGATGATAAACCGCCTTTGGCAATGTGATTTTCTAGGCTACCCTGTGCCAATTCCATCACTAAATAAAGCATTTCAGTATTGAGAAAAGTAAATTCCCCCACCGAATAAGCCTTAATTAAATTAGAATGTTCTAACTTTCTGGCATTTGTTAATTCAATTAATTTATCATCGCTACTTTCGGGGATAACTTTAATGGCAACTTCTTGTACCGATGTATTTCTGACCATTTCACTAGCATGAAATACACCACCAAAACCACCGGCACCGAGAAACTTATTAAGACGATAGGGGCCTATTTGTTGCCCTTCTAACATCTTCATCATTTGGTCTAGCATAATAATAACTCCTGAATTAGCCAATTTTTACGTTGTGTAACTATCCTATTAAGTGAGTGGTTATAATTATTAAATTGAAGATAGATTGTGCCTTTGATCCCCCCTTAATCCCCCCTTGATCCCCCCTTAATTCCCCTTGATCCCCCCTTAATTCCCCCTTGATCCCCCCTTAATTCCCCCTTGATAAGGGGGGCGCGGATCCTCCCTTTCACTAGCATGAAATACACCCCCAAAACCACCAGCACCGAGAAACTTATTAAGACGATAAGAGTTTATTTGTTGCCCTTCTAACATCTTCATCATTTGTTCTAGCATAATAATAACTCCTGAATTAGCCAATTTTATTGATAGTAGGGTTAATTGATAGTAGGGTTAATTGATAGTAGGGTTGATTCATGAATCAACCCTACCCCGATGTCGGGGGTTTAGGGGGTCTTGCTTCTTGCCTCGTCTCAACAAGCAATTTAAATTACGAACAGCTTACTAAGAGCTAATTTCACGGCCGAGGTACTCAAGCTTATCGAGAACAGATTGAAGCAAAGATCGCCGCTGCTCGACGACAATATCTAAGTTAGCCAACATATACTTTACGTCTTTGTAGGCATTGTCCAGCAAGGTAAGTAATAACTCGCGATCGCCTGCGCTCTCTTTTTCTGATGGGGTGCGGGTCCGTTGGGGTAATAAGTCCGCTGGTGGAGAAGGAGGGAAGGGCGATCGCTCGGACTCTAGCTGTTGAATCGTTTGCTGTAAATTTTCAATCACCCCATACATTTCCATCGGGTCAAAAACCCTTAACAGACTGGTTTGTGTAACAATACCCAACCCCCGACCCCAGTTCCAAGAAACCACCAAACGCCCCACCCGCCGTTTTTGCATTTCCTGATGGGCCGTCCACAGGGAATCCTCGGGACTGAGGAGAAATAAGGGCGTACTCATCACCGTCTGGGCCCTAGTTTTGTGCAGATCGATTTGAACTGCTTGAAACTGGACAAGATCTCGCTCTGTCACAATACCAACAGGGTAGTCATTGTCTTCGGAATTTCTCTGGGTGATCACCACACAACTGACACGATGTTCCGCCATTAACTGGGCCAATTGCAGGACTGTGGCGGTGAGTGGGGCCTGTACCACTTGACTGGTCATCACATCCGATACGCGACGAAATCGCAATAGATTGGCCGGACGCAATATCTGGCGAATACTTTCATGGGATATCACCCCGACTAATTGTCCTTGGTCATCGACAATCGGCAAATGGCGAATGCGGTAGCGCCGAAACAAAAACAGGGCAGCAAAAATGTCTTGAGCAGATTGCTGGGGTAACGTGATCAGGGGATGCACCATCACATCAGCAACGGTTGTCTCAGTCAGGTTAATTCCTTGAGCGGTGAGTCGCACCACATCCCGTTCTGTCAAAATTCCTAATAGCTCTTGCCCTTGCACCACCAGCAGACAGCTAACACGCACCTCTCCGGCCGGAGCAGCTAGAGGGGATAGGTCATCGGTGAGTAAACACAGACGGTTATAGGCCTGGCCGATCATGGCGATCGCATCTGCCAGGGAAGTGGTTGGCGGCACCGTCAAGGGTTGGCGATTGATCGCCTTTTCCAGATCGGGGGCCCAACTCAGAGGTGTATCGAGGGACATCAGCACCATCCTGCGATCGCAAAGGACAAGATAGACAGAACAGTCACTGGGCAAAGAACCCAGACTCTCAGAGTTGCCAAAACCCGTTCTAAAACTATCTCAAAGTGTAGCGTCATTTAACTTTTTCCTAAAAGATGTAACGTTTTGTTACAATTTTTATTAAACTCGTAAAGATTTTAGACCCACTTCGGTGTATCATAGAGGGATGTAACAGGTTAAAGCCTGAAACTTTTTATTTAGCGGTTATTCAGCCTCTAATGGTTTCAGGGGCGGCATCACCAGACGCTGGGGTGAGTACTTCCGGGTTCTGGTCGGCCTGAAGGGTTACTCCGGAAATTCTGGACACCTTTCCATAAAGTCGATCCAGCACTCGCTTTACGGAAATACGCTGCCATGGTAGACCGCGTTTGGTGGTGTAGCCCTGTTCATTAAGCCAATCGGCGATCTTCTGCAAGGATTTCCCTGATTTGTGATGACGGCGAATCAGTTCAATGACCCGGCACTCTTCCGGATCATCCACTAATTCCCCATCGATCGATCGTTGTCCAAAGGCAGGGGAGCCGTAGCCCGCATAACCACCGTTGCTTGCTTTTGCTTGTCTGCCTTGTTCTAGCCGCTCCCAGGCAGATAAATCGTTGGAAGGGGTCGCTGTCATAGGGTATCTAAATGCAATAACTTGCAAAACCATATTATCGCAACTTAACGTCGCAAATTTGTTTTGATTGGGGGCAGCCGATGACGACTTACAAAGTAAAACCCCTGCATGAGCAGGGACTAGATGTCACCATCGATGTCTGGGACAACCAAACTATAGACGATACCCCCGGGAGGCGGACAAAGTTAAAGGGTCAAAGGCCAAGCATTTTTAGATGAGGAGCGGTTCAAAGCTGAATTTCTATTGTAAAACGCAGCGATCAGAGAATTTGTCCTAAGTTACACAGCATCAATCTGGAGATATAAACATGGGTACGGCTACATTTATTCAAGATGAAACTGAATTTGATTCCCTCTTAAAGAGTGAATCCCTGTTGGTGGTAGATTGCACAGCAACCTGGTGTGGACCTTGCAAACTGGTGGCACCGTTGATCGATCGATTGGCCGATGACTATCGCGATCGTGCCAAAGTCTTTAAACTTGACCTAGACAGTAACAAACTCGTGGCCAAACGCTTTGGGATTAGAAGTATTCCTGCTGTCATGGTATTTAAACAGGGGGAATTGATAGAAACATTAGTTGGGGTTAAACCCTATGAAGAATTTACGGAAGCCGTAGAACGACAATTACGGTGATAGTCTTCCACCGTTAACAAACACTCTGGGCAAACCTCCGACGTTGACCCTTTCCTTCTCACACCACTATTTAATTTTGAGGTATGGCGATGAACAAGCTTATAGAAATTCGGTGTCCTAACTGTGGCAGCGTAGCTCAACGGCTCTTGAGCGATCGCCTACCCGCAGGATATAAGTGTCCGGCCCGACAGGTTGCTCAGACGGAATGCCCAGTGTGTGATTATTTCATTGCCATGTGTTGGCAAAACGGCGCTGTGCTGGAGGCCTATGCTCCAGGCATTCAGGGGAACACAGCTGCGGCCATGCCGCCCCAGCCCCAACCAGCGATCGCCCATTGGTCTTTGTCATCTGTGTTCAAAGTGGCACTCAGCCCACAAGAGTCTAGGAAATTGCTATCGGGGCAACCCTAGTCAACTTTTGCGTTTATACCGGTCCTTTCATTTAACCAAACCAAACCATATATGCTACAAGCTCAAGAAATTATGACTCAAAACGTTGTCACCATTCGTGGTTCGGCAACGGTTGCCGATGCCGTGCAATTGATGAAAGAAAAAAAACTGCGGGGTTTGATTGTCGAACCGCGCCATGAACAGGATCCCTATGGAATTGTCACCGAAACCGACATCGTTTACAAAGTGGCGGCCTTTGGCCACGATCCTAAAACTATGCGGGTCTATGAAATTATGGCCAAGCCCTGTGTGGTTGTCAATCCCGAACTGGGGGTGGAATATGTGGCCCGGTTATTTGCTCAAACCCGCATTCGCCGCGCCCCAGTGATTCAGGGTAAAACTTTGCTGGGCATTATTTCTGTGAGTGATATTCTCTTCAAGAGCGATTTTGTCGAAAAGCCGAAGCGGTTGTTCATTGAAGATGAAATTGAAGCGGCTCGCGAAGACGCGCGGGCAATTTGTGCGGCCAAGGGTGAAACCTCTCCCGATTGCGCTGCGGCCTGGGATGTGGTGGAGGAACTCCAGGCCGAAGCCTCCCATCAACGGGTCAAAAAACAGGGGAGTAACTCATTTCAGGCTTACTGCGAAGCCAATCCCGATGCCTTAGAGTGCCGCATTTATGACGATTAAATCCTGGAGGAATGTAAAGATTTATTAAATTGTAACATAGGCTACAGCTTTGCTTGGTTTATTGTGTATTGCTTCACTGTCCTCCTTCTGTCTTGGGTTGGGCTATCCCTTAACCCAAGCTACGAGGGGGAACGGACTACGTTCCTTGTCCCCTTTCTCCTGTAACAGTTCTTGATGGGTTTGTCTGAGTTTAGCCTGATTGATAATGATAGCGAGCTTGTAAAAAATAAACCTTATTTCCTGTGACTTTATAAACTAAACGATGCTCTAAGTCGATCCGTCGTGACCAAGTGTCGGCAGCAATATATACTTTAGACGTTCATAATCTGAGATTTATTAAACTTCTGAAATCGTAGAGTCAGCAAGGAATCCAGTTCTTTTTTATGTTTCAGATGGGCATCATTCAGACATTCATAAATAGCTGAAGAAAAGTCAGAAAAGTTCTCATAATATTTACCATATAAACATTTCTTTTTGACCAATTTCCACAGCCTTTCAATTAAATTTAGATTAGGTGAATAAGACGGCAGATAGAGCAGCTCTATTGACAAAGAAAGAGCCAATTCTTCAACAATTTTACATTTTTGATAGCGGGCATTATCTAAGACTAGAGTGATGGGAATCATTAGTCCTAAAGCAGCTATTTTTGACCGGAGTTCACAGACTTGAGTTGCCGTAATATAAGTTTCATATGTTACCAGAATAACTTCATGAGTTATTGCATTTAATGCTCCTAAAACATTGAAGCGTTTACGCCCGCTCGGTGACTTAACAAAAAGTCTCTCAAAACACCAAACAAAACCGAGAAATGCTCCCATGACGAAGTGAGCGGCATCAACAAAAAAAACAGCCCTTTTTCCTTCTTTTGCCTCATTTAGTCTGGGTTCTAGCTTTTTTTCTTTGTAGTCCTCTTGTTCATCTGGGTCAGCTTTAGAAGGAAGAGAACCTACTTTTAAACATTTCATTCCCATTGATTTTAAAAATTTTCTCACTTGGGTAGGACTTCGTTTTATTCCCGTCAATTCTTCTATCCTATATACAGCTTCATTTATTGTGGCTGGTGGATTTTTCTCGAAGTATTTTTTGAGGGTTTCTTTTTGAAACTCTAATTCACTTTTAGGGCGATAGAAGTTGATTTCTTTTAATTTTTCTATTCCGCCTTCTTGATAATCGCGAAGATAGGTTAATAAGGTATTTGGCGAGATTCCTGCTAACTGACAAATTTTTTGGTGCGGTATCTTTTGGCTTTTTAACCAGAGAACTTCCATCTTCAGTTGAACCCGGGGATGGGGATGATGAAATCTTTCATAATACAGTGAGTTCTTTTCTTCTTCCGTGAATTCTAGGTTAATCATGTTTTTAATGAGTGCTTTGCTTCTAATTATGACTCTTAAACTATATTATTGTCCTTGAGTAAAAAATGCAAGTTGTAGCCGTGCAAAGTATACTTAAGAGGTTCGGGTTTACCCAATCCTGTAAACGGATCGCCATCCAAAATATCTGCCACTAAGTCTAAAATTTTATCGCCTTTTTTCGGTTCGTTCCGATACCACCAAGCTAAATCTGCTTTGAAATCAGGACTAAAAACGGGCAAATAACCATGAATAGGATTATTTTGAGGTTTATCTGGCTTATTTTCTCTTTTAGGACTCAATTCCTAACTCCTCTTTCAATTCAGCTAATGTTTGAGGAGTTGCATCTTCTGTCTGGGTCCATGCCAAAGAGCGAAATAAGCGTTGGGCATTTTCTGGCGAGCGCAATAAATAAACACACTCTAATAAACTGGAAAGCTCATCTTCAGCAATTAAAGCCACATTTTTCTGATTGCGACGCTTAATGACGATAATTTGAGATTCGTCACACACCTGATCTAAGAGACTGGCTAAATTCATTCTCGCTTGAGAGTAGGTGGTTTCTTTGCTTAACATGATTTTTGGGGGAGACTTGTACAACCTTATTGTACAATTCCACGCTCTTGAACTCCCCAAAAACCCCAAAATCTGAAGGGAGAGGAATATAAAGATTTATTAAATTGTAGCTTTTGTGAGGGGGGAGTGTGTATTGTTCTACTATCCGCCTTTGGTGTTGGGTTGGGTTGTTGCTTCACCTAGCTGCGAGGGGGCGAACGCACTTTGAGGAGATACATTAGACCTCTTGCAAATTAATTATATGTTATAATGATGGGTTAACTAATTTTCCCCAAAAAATCAGTTAACCAGTACATTCATTCTAAATGAAAACTTGAAGTTTAACTTTTAACTCAAAACTCTTTAGATATGCTTTAATTTGGTTATCAAAACCTCTTTATTTAAGCGGCACAAACTATCTCAATTATAAAAATTGAGAATAAATTCTCCTTGACTTGATTAATCTTTAGGCAACTTTTAAGAAGCTGCTATACCTATCCCTAACTCACAGTTATAAATAGCCGCCAACAAGTTAACTCTTAAACTATATCTTCGACGACGATTCCGATATTTACAGGATAAGATTTTAAAGGTTTTGAGTTTCCTATTTATATGTTCAATGATAATCCTTTCTTTGGCTAAAGCCTTGTTATACTCTTTTTCTAACTCTGTTAATTTTCTATTTTTCGATTTCTTTTTCGGTGTATAACTATTACTATGGTATGCAGCTATTCCCTGATAACCACTGTCTTCTATGCTGGTAGTTAAAGGATGAAAACGAACTCGACTTTTTTTAAATAAACTAAAATCATGACCTCTACCTTTCCCACAAAAGACACAGATAATTTCCTCGGTATTTTGATCAGCTACTAATTGGGATTTTAAAGTATGATAACCTCTTTTACCTCCCAAAAAATCTTTCTGTTTCTTTTGGGGGCGTTCAATGGGAGTTTCCGTTACATCCATTACCGTTATGACCGGTATCTCTGCTTGATTGAGTAAAGCTTTTTTTCCTTTTAAACGGAAGTTTCCCGATTGTAAAAGCATTTTTTCCGTCTTATTTACAATCCGACATATAGTTGATTCTGATAGTTCCCAGCTTGTACCAATGTGAAAATATGT contains the following coding sequences:
- a CDS encoding CBS domain-containing protein; amino-acid sequence: MVLMSLDTPLSWAPDLEKAINRQPLTVPPTTSLADAIAMIGQAYNRLCLLTDDLSPLAAPAGEVRVSCLLVVQGQELLGILTERDVVRLTAQGINLTETTVADVMVHPLITLPQQSAQDIFAALFLFRRYRIRHLPIVDDQGQLVGVISHESIRQILRPANLLRFRRVSDVMTSQVVQAPLTATVLQLAQLMAEHRVSCVVITQRNSEDNDYPVGIVTERDLVQFQAVQIDLHKTRAQTVMSTPLFLLSPEDSLWTAHQEMQKRRVGRLVVSWNWGRGLGIVTQTSLLRVFDPMEMYGVIENLQQTIQQLESERSPFPPSPPADLLPQRTRTPSEKESAGDRELLLTLLDNAYKDVKYMLANLDIVVEQRRSLLQSVLDKLEYLGREISS
- a CDS encoding type II toxin-antitoxin system Phd/YefM family antitoxin, whose product is MLSKETTYSQARMNLASLLDQVCDESQIIVIKRRNQKNVALIAEDELSSLLECVYLLRSPENAQRLFRSLAWTQTEDATPQTLAELKEELGIES
- a CDS encoding recombinase family protein, translated to MVLQVIAFRYPMTATPSNDLSAWERLEQGRQAKASNGGYAGYGSPAFGQRSIDGELVDDPEECRVIELIRRHHKSGKSLQKIADWLNEQGYTTKRGLPWQRISVKRVLDRLYGKVSRISGVTLQADQNPEVLTPASGDAAPETIRG
- a CDS encoding IS5 family transposase; this translates as MYRKTNESSIAPENFELPFEGKLSADNRWIIMAELIPWEEFEEEYAQNFDEEMGAPAKPFRMALGALIIKEKLKTSDRETIEQIKENPYLQYFLGMSAYSNEALFDATMFVNFRKRISKNLINKINKRMVMRERKKKEIEEKSERKEEEKESQIKNKGKLILDASCAPADLSYPQDLGILNQARKKTENILDCLYQSLRIKLKKKPRTYRKRARKDYLKVAKKRRCSQKERREAIKKQLQYIKRNLSQIEKLIEGGSELSSLSKRNYKMLLVVTEVYRQQLWMWENKSSRIDDRIVSITQPHIRPIVRGKAGKPVEFGAKISVSCFESYVFLDHLSWDNFNESGDLQAQVEEYKEFTGYYPESVHVDKIYRTRKNLAWCKERGIRISGVPLGRPPKNISKETKKQALEDEGIRNAIEGKFGQAKRRYSLDCIMTKLDKTSETSIAITFLVINLSNLLRQVNCLFLSLFLYTSKFSFIHPSLIRKDDKKADFSTEKLILNSG
- a CDS encoding CP12 domain-containing protein, with the translated sequence MLQAQEIMTQNVVTIRGSATVADAVQLMKEKKLRGLIVEPRHEQDPYGIVTETDIVYKVAAFGHDPKTMRVYEIMAKPCVVVNPELGVEYVARLFAQTRIRRAPVIQGKTLLGIISVSDILFKSDFVEKPKRLFIEDEIEAAREDARAICAAKGETSPDCAAAWDVVEELQAEASHQRVKKQGSNSFQAYCEANPDALECRIYDD
- a CDS encoding IS5-like element ISMae4 family transposase, whose product is MFISKIMDYQNLSDEQFKRRFGVYKQTYRKMVESVKSVEADSNSPSKRGPKPKLSIEEQVLVTLEYWREYRTYFHIGTSWELSESTICRIVNKTEKMLLQSGNFRLKGKKALLNQAEIPVITVMDVTETPIERPQKKQKDFLGGKRGYHTLKSQLVADQNTEEIICVFCGKGRGHDFSLFKKSRVRFHPLTTSIEDSGYQGIAAYHSNSYTPKKKSKNRKLTELEKEYNKALAKERIIIEHINRKLKTFKILSCKYRNRRRRYSLRVNLLAAIYNCELGIGIAAS
- a CDS encoding type II toxin-antitoxin system YoeB family toxin, with amino-acid sequence MSPKRENKPDKPQNNPIHGYLPVFSPDFKADLAWWYRNEPKKGDKILDLVADILDGDPFTGLGKPEPLKYTLHGYNLHFLLKDNNIV
- the trxA gene encoding thioredoxin, giving the protein MGTATFIQDETEFDSLLKSESLLVVDCTATWCGPCKLVAPLIDRLADDYRDRAKVFKLDLDSNKLVAKRFGIRSIPAVMVFKQGELIETLVGVKPYEEFTEAVERQLR
- a CDS encoding IS630 family transposase, whose translation is MINLEFTEEEKNSLYYERFHHPHPRVQLKMEVLWLKSQKIPHQKICQLAGISPNTLLTYLRDYQEGGIEKLKEINFYRPKSELEFQKETLKKYFEKNPPATINEAVYRIEELTGIKRSPTQVRKFLKSMGMKCLKVGSLPSKADPDEQEDYKEKKLEPRLNEAKEGKRAVFFVDAAHFVMGAFLGFVWCFERLFVKSPSGRKRFNVLGALNAITHEVILVTYETYITATQVCELRSKIAALGLMIPITLVLDNARYQKCKIVEELALSLSIELLYLPSYSPNLNLIERLWKLVKKKCLYGKYYENFSDFSSAIYECLNDAHLKHKKELDSLLTLRFQKFNKSQIMNV